The following is a genomic window from Balneolaceae bacterium.
AATAGATACAACGAAGCATGTTAATTTCAAACTTCTCAGGATATCGTTCCTTAGGGTCGTCAGAGTTTTCACTCGCTTGCATGCTAATTGCCAACGGCGGGCATGCTCGTGCACAAAGACCGCAGGACACACAGCGTTCCTGTCCATTATCTTCTACAAGAACTGGCCTTCCTCTGAAAATTGATGGCGGTTCCCACTTTTCATCAGGATAGTTAAGGGTAAACGTGGGAGCAAACATCTGTTTGAAAGAATACCATAATCCCCTTAAAATTTCAGGGATGTAAATCTTCTCAAGAAATGAGAGCTTACGTTCCCGCTGGTAATCTTCATTTAGAGCATTAGCAACTGGTTGATCAAGATTCTTTTGCATGCTATACCTTCATTAATAATGTGCTTGTGTTTATCAGTGTGGCAAAATAACTCTTTGGCAGTTTCTGTTCAAAGATAATTCTGCAACTTGAATACTATTTTTGACGAAATACCATCGTTATCGGTACTCCCTGAAAGCCATAGTACTCACGCAGCTTGTTTTCCAAAAAACGTCTGTAATTAGGAGGAAGTTCCTGTGGGTTATTCATAAAAAACTTAAAAACAGGTGGATTGGACTTTACCTGTACTGCGTATTGAATTTTTAGCTGCCGTCCTCTTTTTACCGGTAAAGGTCGTTCCTTCAATATTTTTTGGATGGAATCATTCAGCTCGGGTGTCGGTATTTTTTTCTTGCGCTGTTCGAGAACTTTCTTTGAGTAATCAAGTACTTTTTCAATGCGCAATCCAGTAAGAGCTGAAATTGATATTATAGGGATATAATCAAGTGTTCGCACCTTTCCATGAATGTATTCCTCAAACTCTTTTAAAAGATTTGAATTTTTCTCTGGAACGGTATCCCATTTATTCAGAACAATAATAATACCTTTATTAAAATTCTCGGCCTCTCTGAGAATTCGTTTGTCCTGTTCATCAAAACCCCTCATCGCGTCCAGCATCAAAACTACAATATCGGCATCCTTAATAGAGCGGTCGGTTCGAACGGTGCTGTAAAACTCAATATTCTCTTTTACTTTTGCTTTTTTTCGAAGCCCGGCAGTATCCACAATAATGAATGTGTCGCCTTTGTACTCGAGTTTACTGTTAATTGCATCACGCGTTGTGCCGGGAATCTCCGTTACAATACAGCGGTCACTTTTCAGGAGAGCATTCATTAAACTGCTTTTCCCTACATTGGGCCGGCCGACAAATGCAATTTTTGGGAGATTGCTCTCCTCTTCCTCATTTTCATCCGGCAGAAGTTCCGCAACTTTATCGAGTAAATCTCCTGTTCCGGTTCCACTAATGGAGGAAACCGGGAAAAGTTCCTCAAATCCAAGTCCGTAAAACTCAACTGCTTCCATCCGTTTTTCCTCGTTGTCGCATTTATTTACAACCAGCAGAACAGGTTTATCTTGTTTTCTGAGAATTTCAGAAACGGCCTGATCTAAAGGATGAATGCCCATTTCTGTATCAACAATAAAAAGAATGACATCCGATTCCTCGATTGCCAGGTGAACTTGTTCACGAATTCCGGACGAGATGGCATCTGATTCATTTGGTAAATACCCTCCGGTATCAATTACCGAAAAGTTTTTTCCATTCCAGAAACTTTCTCCATAGTGGCGATCTCGGGTTACACCATATTCATCGTGTACGATCGCTTTTCTCCTCCCGATAAGTCGATTGAAGAGCGTGGATTTCCCAACATTAGGACGGCCTACGATGGAAACCGTTGATGACATACGATAATTATTTGAAGATTCAACACTTCGCTTCAACGTAACATCGAAAATAGAATATGTTACAGTTTTGCATTAAGTTTGAAGTGTATATTATTGAACCGAAAGTTAACAATTTTTTGAACAAAGCATATGCTTGAAAGCGTACATAATATTTTTGGTTTTGCGGGTACCCTGCTCTTCTCTTTTCTTGTTTTCATGTTCTTTGTATTCTGGATGGCCGGTGTTGCAGGAATCGTTCAGGCTGACAGAAAGCGATCCCGTCAAATCATCTTTTTTGGACTTGCCATTTTTGTACCTGTATACCCGGTTATTTGGCTCATTGCAGATATGATTCGTCAAAAGAGGCAGCTTCGGAAATTATAAATGGGTTTCGTCAGTTGTTGATATTTTTAACAACAACTGACTCCTAAATTTTATAATTACAACTATCACCCCAAAGTAAATTCCGGAAGCTTTTTAATCTCACCACCATTCATAGACGATTCGTGAGCGAGCAAGCCAACACAGGTCCAGTTGGCTGCAGTTACCGCATTTGGATAGGGCTCGCGATCTTCCACAATAGACGAAACAAACTCATGTGCCAGATGCGGATGAGACCCTCCATGCCCCCCTCCCTGGATAAATGATAAGTGAGCCGAATCTTCCGCATCGTATACACCGGCTTGTGTAAATGGAGCAATTTCATCCGGCAAGAGATGCCCGTAATCTGGGACTTCGACCCGCTCAGGTATTTCCGGTTCAGGTTTCTTGGCGGTGTGAATGACAGGTTTCTCCCCTTCAATCAGCGGCCATTCGTAGGATTTCTTTGAACCGTAGGCATCAAAACTCTCGCGGTATTGACGAGCCGTATCAAACAAACTTCGATAGATATGTGCGGATACATTGGACCCTTTTAGTTTAATGTGAGCGGATTGAACGGCGAAAGGACATCCGGATTTTTTAGCTAAATCATCACTGATTTTTCCCGAGCCAAAACAGGAGACATACTCGGCAGGTTTATTCATTAACCCAAGAACCGGACTAACAACGTGCGTTGCATAGTGCATCGGTTTCATTCGCTCCCAGTATTCCGGCCATCCTTCCATGTCTTGCGGGTGACTGGCTTGTAAGTACTGTATCTCACCTAACTCCCCTTTTTCATACAACTCTTTTACGAACAAAAATTCACGGCTGTACACAACCGTTTCGGCCATTGTATATTTCAAACCAGTTTCTTTAACTGTATTCACTATCTCTTCGCAATCTTCAATGGTAGTAGCCATGGGAACCGTACAGGAAACATGCTTTCCGGCCCGAAGTGCCATCAGCGAATGTTTGGCATGTAACTGAATAGGTGTGTTGATATGAACCGCATCAATTTCCGGATCCTCCAGCATCTCTTCATATGAAGTGTACCGTGTATCAACGCCAAACTCATCCCCTATTTCATTCAAACTATCCTCCGATCTCTGGCAAATTGCATACATATTCGCATGTGGATGCCGTTGATAAATGGGAATGAATTCAGCTCCAAAACCGAGTCCTACAATTGCAATATTTACATTTTTATCAGCCATGGTCAGATAGTTTTTTATGTTATGATTCACAATTAAATACAGAGTTTGTAATCCATCAGACGGCTGCTTTTGCCATCAGATGGATCTTATATCATGTGTTTACCCGTCTGACCGCAAAATCAGCGGTCTGACGGAGCTTGACTAAATAACTTCAAATAGTCCCTAATTCTATGTCAAAAGCTTCTTCAAAAAAGAAAGTCCATCCTTCGCAAGTTGATCCGGACTCTCTGCAAGTGGCCTCCATATCGCAGCTGCCTTTGCCAAAAGTTCATTATCCTGTGTGAATGTTTCAATGATCACATGCCGGTCATATCCAATCTCTTTCAGAGCCTTCGCAATTCCATTCCAATCAAATTGACCCGTTCCGGGGGTTCCACGATCATTTTCGGCAACCTGGAAATGGTAGAGATTATCGCCGGCAGTTCGGATTGCATCGCCTAAATTTTTCTCTTCGATTCCGGCATGAAACAGGTCGATCATCACTTTGCAGTTTGGATGATCTACCTGATCAATCACCTCACAAACCTGACTGGTGAGGTTTAAAAAACTTGTCTCGAAACGATTGAGAGCTTCCAGGCAGATCGTAATATCTTTGGATGCTGCATAATCAGCAACTTCCCGAAGTTGTGTAACCAGTAATTCTGTTTCCTCTTTTCTTTGGGCATCATCAGATTCCCAAAGTCGGCCTACTTCCGAGGCCAGCGGTCCTACAAAAAGTTCTGATCCCAATTTCTCAGCTGCATCCAGAGAATCCTCCATATATTTCATTCCGTCATCCCGAACAGATTTATCCGGATGAATCAGGTCTCGCCCCCCTCCCATCGCTGCACAGGTTGTGAGTGTGAGTCCATTCTCTTCAACAGCTTTTCGTGCTTTTTCACAATCCAGTTCGGCAGGATCCTCAAGAGGAATCTCAACCGTATCAAACCCTAAATCAGCAATTTTTGGGGCATACTCTTCTATTACTTCGTTGGTAACCGGTGCTGTCCAAAGCCAAAGACTGACGCCAAATTTCATAGAAATTGTTTTTGAATGAAAGTTATTCGGAAATTAATTTTCCCTGCATCATTGTAAAATGACCGGGATAGGAGCAGATATATGGATATGTGCCCGGTGGCGGTACAGTGAT
Proteins encoded in this region:
- a CDS encoding NADH-quinone oxidoreductase subunit I, with amino-acid sequence MQKNLDQPVANALNEDYQRERKLSFLEKIYIPEILRGLWYSFKQMFAPTFTLNYPDEKWEPPSIFRGRPVLVEDNGQERCVSCGLCARACPPLAISMQASENSDDPKERYPEKFEINMLRCIYCGYCEEVCPEEAIVMSKDYDIVFESREDAVYDKSRLMVPKEDLKERLDFLKEYKNNQFGQFWDFQEENNIHSVRDRDRDWNTGLSLVDLLEQQKKNDASEASTNWSV
- a CDS encoding Gfo/Idh/MocA family oxidoreductase, whose translation is MADKNVNIAIVGLGFGAEFIPIYQRHPHANMYAICQRSEDSLNEIGDEFGVDTRYTSYEEMLEDPEIDAVHINTPIQLHAKHSLMALRAGKHVSCTVPMATTIEDCEEIVNTVKETGLKYTMAETVVYSREFLFVKELYEKGELGEIQYLQASHPQDMEGWPEYWERMKPMHYATHVVSPVLGLMNKPAEYVSCFGSGKISDDLAKKSGCPFAVQSAHIKLKGSNVSAHIYRSLFDTARQYRESFDAYGSKKSYEWPLIEGEKPVIHTAKKPEPEIPERVEVPDYGHLLPDEIAPFTQAGVYDAEDSAHLSFIQGGGHGGSHPHLAHEFVSSIVEDREPYPNAVTAANWTCVGLLAHESSMNGGEIKKLPEFTLG
- a CDS encoding sugar phosphate isomerase/epimerase family protein, translating into MKFGVSLWLWTAPVTNEVIEEYAPKIADLGFDTVEIPLEDPAELDCEKARKAVEENGLTLTTCAAMGGGRDLIHPDKSVRDDGMKYMEDSLDAAEKLGSELFVGPLASEVGRLWESDDAQRKEETELLVTQLREVADYAASKDITICLEALNRFETSFLNLTSQVCEVIDQVDHPNCKVMIDLFHAGIEEKNLGDAIRTAGDNLYHFQVAENDRGTPGTGQFDWNGIAKALKEIGYDRHVIIETFTQDNELLAKAAAIWRPLAESPDQLAKDGLSFLKKLLT